Proteins encoded by one window of Cloeon dipterum chromosome 4, ieCloDipt1.1, whole genome shotgun sequence:
- the LOC135942182 gene encoding receptor-type tyrosine-protein phosphatase gamma-like translates to MIVNALLDIKEEPAVAALGETSAKTALRHLIDSVLKKNSLTWMEHVYRVVSLDTFTLIVLKNAVGRDLVETALKSLIDPAKTINTFPKMELVDWAVQKVTFSPSVQQKFPRGQTQPWEVGTKPENLKKNRYNNLYAYNSSRVKLDLLPGDQHSDYINANYVDGYERPKAYIASQGPMASTVDDFWRMVWQEKVSLIVMLTNLTEDKKVKCEKYWPDADQEGKFGRLTVRNMREEINADYVSRDLIVLREKTKNIVQQLHYTNWPNNGEPLYPQSIAIFMEKISHCQRNESAPILVHCSGGIGRTGTVILIDACLKMFRSRGQLDVISIFSQMRKQRVNLVNTLDQFKFVHMVLLESILNPKFEIHCDNFSEEYKNLTSNNNKKIKKNLDLLTDICNKDFQRADKPAEIEANKCRNPDFISTSSAIVSLFPYGNVTTMNFINAVFVDGYKRAKQFIVTQVPMKNTVWDFWRMIDQFNVKQIIFLNESHYSYGDFLPTKKRKLDFEEIEVVLDSTDEEKHVKSHEITLNAVKYLFCFTIWLK, encoded by the exons GCTGCACTGGGAGAAACTTCGGCAAAGACTGCTCTGAGACATCTCATCGATTctgttttgaagaaaaattctcTAACGTGGATGGAACATGTCTACAGGGTTGTGTCTCTGGATACCTTTACCCTGATTGTCTTGAAG aatgcAGTGGGAAGAGATTTGGTCGAAACTGCTCTGAAATCTCTAATCGATCCTGCCAAGACGATAAACACTTTCCCCAAAATGGAACTTGTCGACTGGGCTGTGCAAAAGGTTACATTTTCCCCGAGTGTGCAACAA AAATTCCCGCGGGGCCAAACGCAACCGTGGGAAGTTGGCACCaaaccagaaaatttgaaaaagaatcgTTACAATAATTTGTACGCGTATAACTCTTCCCGAGTGAAGCTGGACCTTCTTCCTGGTGACCAACACTCTGACTACATCAATGCCAACTACGTTGAc GGTTACGAACGTCCAAAGGCGTACATTGCAAGTCAAGGACCAATGGCGAGCACTGTTGATGACTTTTGGAGAATGGTGTGGCAGGAAAAAGTGTCCTTGATCGTGATGCTTACAAATCTTACCGAGGACAAAAaa gTTAAATGCGAAAAATACTGGCCCGACGCCGACCAGGAAggaaaattcggccgtttgaCTGTCCGCAATATGAGAGAGGAGATCAACGCCGATTATGTTTCAAGAGATCTAATTGTTTTACGCGAAAAAACGAAGAAtatc GTACAACAACTGCACTACACCAATTGGCCCAATAACGGAGAACCACTCTATCCGCAGTCGATAGcaattttcatggaaaaaatatctcattgtcagcgcaACGAATCGGCCCCGATATTGGTGCACTGCAG tgGTGGAATTGGAAGAACTGGCACTGTGATTTTGATTGACGCATGCCTTAAAATGTTTCGTTCACGCGGTCAACTCGATGTCATCAGCATTTTCTCACAGATGAGAAAACAAAGAGTCAATCTGGTCAACACcttg gatcaattcaaatttgtacACATGGTCCTTTTGGAAAGCATTTTGAACCCAAAGTTTGAAATACACTGCGACAATTTTTCTGAAGAATACAAAAACCTTACG TCAAATAACAACAAGAAGATCAAAAAGAATTTGGATTTGCTCACGGACATTTGCAACAAAGACTTCCAAAGGGCTGACAAACCGGCTGAGATTGAAGCCAACAAGTGCAGGAaccctgattttatttcca caTCGAGCGCCATAGTTTCGCTCTTCCCCTACGGAAATGTCACGACGATGAATTTCATAAACGCCGTTTTCGTCGACGGATACAAGAGAGCAAAGCAATTCATTGTTACCCAAGTGCCCATGAAAAACACCGTCTGGGATTTCTGGAGGATGATTGACCAGTTCAACGTCAAGCAAATTATCTTCCTCAATGAGTCGCACTATTCTTAC GGGGATTTCCTTCCTACAAAAAAACGCAAGCTTGACTTTGAAGAAATTGAAGTCGTTTTGGATAGCACCGACGAAGAAAAACACGTGAAGAGCCATGAAATCACACTGAATGCtgtaaaatatctattttgttttactatttggctgaaataa